The following proteins are encoded in a genomic region of Paenibacillus sp. FSL R7-0273:
- a CDS encoding transglycosylase domain-containing protein — translation MSRDEISRTNNRHRQQSPANGKGKPKKKKKKFLTKKRVLWSLFFAMALAIFCALGGYMFIMLNGQKLLTANQDKLTVNPPTQIFDRNANLIAELSLEKSDPVEYEDLPAQLINAFVATEDKRFFEHKGVDFWSIGRAAVKDIAARSMVEGGSTITQQLAKNIFLTRDKTFFRKATEVSIAVALENTKSKEDIITMYLNRIPFGGTIYGIKAASIRYFGKRDLADLDLWEMATLAAMPKGPSRYNPLRNPELSKERRAVVLQLMYDQNYITKAEMDEAKAVDYNYKPPESKQRYQAFIDFAIDEAEERFSLTEDDLNIGGYKIYTTMDKHAQQTVEDAFADSDNFEKSVDDELVQGSMTIINQENGSIVALMGGRNYEKKGFSRVNDSRRSPGSSIKPIVAYAPALESGKFTSSSMLSNEKQCFGSYCPNNLHGYSSTISMSTAITKSENIPAVWLLNEIGVNTGFQFAKKLGINLSDDDKNLALALGGVSQGTNTLEMAQAYSAFANGGELREAYSIKSIENSDGDTVYRANTNPERVMSEETAYQMTEMMQEVVTDGTGKKAKISRPVAGKTGTTQSGYSGISSNRDVWFVGYTPEWTAAVWMGYDKPSKTHLLKNSSPLAAAFWGKVMEEALEGVPAKSFPSPSGSNEPEPTATPEAVQTVNGLSAAYDPSTMTVNLSWAPVQVDGVEYRIYRRESSEGEFTALLNTMSANVGDISAMPGLTYEYYVTAYYPELDQESEPSGPVTVSVQDEMPTMEPEPTLDPNQPTDDPGSGNNGNGNGEDGSNGGNNGNGGNNGNGNNGNGGGNGNNGNGNGNGNGNGNGNGGGVPVNTPEALPTPPPATPAPTSPPEALPGGGNTGPDNGAADAADPAAGITEEDGSAQ, via the coding sequence ATGTCCAGAGACGAAATATCCAGGACGAACAATAGACACAGACAGCAGAGCCCTGCCAATGGCAAAGGGAAGCCCAAGAAGAAAAAGAAAAAGTTTTTGACCAAGAAGCGTGTGCTGTGGAGCCTGTTTTTTGCGATGGCGCTGGCGATTTTTTGTGCGCTTGGCGGCTACATGTTCATCATGCTGAACGGCCAGAAGCTGCTGACCGCGAACCAGGATAAGCTGACGGTCAATCCGCCGACGCAGATTTTTGACCGGAATGCCAATCTGATCGCCGAGCTGTCACTGGAAAAAAGCGATCCGGTAGAATACGAAGATCTTCCCGCACAATTGATCAACGCGTTCGTAGCCACGGAGGATAAACGCTTCTTCGAACACAAGGGCGTCGACTTCTGGTCAATCGGCCGCGCAGCGGTGAAGGATATTGCGGCACGCAGCATGGTGGAGGGCGGAAGCACCATCACCCAGCAGCTGGCCAAAAATATTTTTCTGACGCGGGACAAGACGTTCTTCCGTAAGGCGACCGAGGTATCCATTGCGGTTGCGTTGGAGAATACCAAGAGTAAAGAGGATATCATTACGATGTATCTTAACCGTATTCCGTTCGGCGGAACGATTTACGGCATCAAGGCCGCTTCCATCCGCTATTTCGGGAAGAGGGATTTGGCTGATCTGGATCTGTGGGAGATGGCTACACTGGCTGCAATGCCGAAGGGGCCTTCCCGTTACAACCCGCTGCGTAATCCCGAGCTCTCCAAAGAGCGGCGCGCAGTAGTGCTGCAGCTTATGTATGATCAGAATTACATCACCAAGGCAGAGATGGATGAGGCCAAGGCGGTGGATTATAACTATAAGCCGCCGGAAAGCAAGCAGCGCTATCAGGCTTTCATTGATTTTGCGATCGATGAGGCTGAAGAACGGTTCAGTCTGACAGAGGACGATTTGAACATCGGTGGCTACAAAATCTACACCACCATGGATAAGCATGCCCAGCAGACGGTGGAGGATGCCTTTGCCGACAGCGATAACTTTGAGAAAAGCGTTGATGATGAGCTTGTCCAGGGCTCGATGACGATCATCAACCAGGAGAACGGCAGTATTGTGGCCCTGATGGGCGGACGCAATTATGAGAAAAAAGGCTTCAGCCGTGTGAACGACAGCCGCCGTTCCCCGGGCTCGTCCATCAAGCCGATCGTGGCTTATGCGCCGGCTCTGGAATCCGGCAAATTCACAAGCTCCTCGATGCTGAGCAATGAGAAGCAGTGCTTCGGCAGCTATTGTCCGAACAACCTGCACGGCTACTCTTCAACCATCAGCATGAGTACAGCGATTACGAAGTCCGAGAATATTCCGGCAGTCTGGCTGCTGAATGAGATCGGTGTAAATACCGGCTTCCAGTTTGCCAAGAAGCTCGGCATTAATCTCAGCGATGATGACAAGAACCTGGCGCTGGCGCTGGGCGGGGTATCGCAAGGCACCAATACACTGGAGATGGCCCAGGCTTACAGCGCCTTTGCTAACGGCGGTGAGCTGCGCGAGGCTTACTCCATCAAGTCGATCGAGAACAGTGACGGCGATACAGTGTACCGTGCCAACACGAATCCTGAGCGGGTGATGAGCGAGGAGACCGCTTATCAGATGACCGAGATGATGCAGGAGGTTGTGACAGACGGTACCGGTAAAAAAGCGAAGATCAGCCGTCCTGTAGCGGGCAAGACCGGTACTACGCAGAGCGGTTACTCCGGAATCAGCTCGAACCGTGACGTCTGGTTCGTCGGCTATACTCCGGAATGGACTGCAGCGGTCTGGATGGGGTATGACAAGCCGAGCAAAACACATCTGCTGAAGAACAGCAGCCCGCTGGCGGCGGCATTCTGGGGCAAGGTGATGGAAGAGGCGCTCGAAGGGGTTCCGGCCAAATCCTTCCCGTCGCCGTCCGGCTCTAATGAACCGGAGCCGACGGCAACACCGGAGGCGGTACAGACGGTAAACGGTCTGTCAGCTGCTTATGATCCGTCCACTATGACGGTTAATCTGAGCTGGGCACCAGTGCAGGTTGACGGTGTGGAATACCGGATCTACCGGCGTGAGAGCTCTGAGGGCGAATTTACGGCGCTCCTGAATACGATGTCTGCCAATGTCGGAGATATCAGCGCGATGCCGGGCTTGACCTACGAATACTATGTGACTGCCTATTATCCGGAGCTGGATCAGGAAAGTGAGCCTTCCGGGCCGGTCACTGTGTCCGTACAGGACGAGATGCCGACTATGGAGCCTGAACCGACACTGGATCCGAATCAGCCGACTGACGATCCCGGCAGCGGCAATAACGGGAACGGCAACGGTGAAGATGGCAGCAACGGCGGTAATAATGGTAACGGCGGTAATAACGGTAATGGAAATAACGGCAACGGTGGCGGTAATGGTAACAACGGGAACGGCAATGGAAATGGCAACGGTAACGGTAACGGTAACGGCGGCGGAGTACCGGTAAATACGCCGGAGGCCTTGCCTACACCTCCTCCGGCCACACCTGCGCCGACCTCTCCGCCTGAAGCGCTGCCGGGCGGCGGCAATACCGGACCGGATAACGGGGCGGCAGATGCAGCCGATCCTGCTGCTGGCATAACAGAAGAGGACGGCAGTGCACAATAG
- the mutL gene encoding DNA mismatch repair endonuclease MutL produces the protein MAKIHVLDEHIANQIAAGEVVERPASVVKELVENAIDAGSTRIEVTVEEGGLQSIRVKDNGSGIEPDDCETAFYRHATSKIASGRDLFQITSLGFRGEALPSIAAVSKLTLLTASGDDGKGRQIDIEGGKLIRNEDQPSAKGSDMAVRELFYNTPARLKYMKSIQTELGHISDAMYRMALAHPDISFTLQHNGNQLLRTLGNGDLLQVIAAVYGTSAAKAMLPVSAEDPDYKISGYISRPEWTRSNRNAVTTIVGGRYIRSNGLNAAIMRAYHTLLPINRYPLLVLKLDMHPSLVDVNVHPAKLEVRFSKEPELYAFVEQELRKVLLGQNLIPRPGRETVGGKGSSSFIQEQFAFSKGTAPAPQEPGADSLAAVSGANATAASDTNAPAAPGANAPAAAAGGSNPQPLAPSGSTQSPPVPAGSYAPPGAAPGGSSSAPLFSSGSAGAALRPGQAQPQARESAAAYSGSFSQAPARPRTDGGAGGYRPPAAAIPARGSLPSAEELYAPGQGADPGLPQFPELNYIGQHHGTYIIAQNDGGLYLIDQHAAHERINYEYYYEKFGRPEDASQELLLPITMEFTPSESRQLSERLHWFEKAGVYLEHFGGQTFLVRSLPYWFPEGEEKALVEEMAEWVLSERSIDLAKLREKSSILCSCKASIKANQKLTEPEVDALLSRLAACKQPYTCPHGRPIVVSFSAYDLEKLFKRVM, from the coding sequence ATGGCCAAAATTCATGTGCTGGACGAGCATATTGCCAACCAGATTGCTGCAGGGGAAGTAGTGGAGCGGCCGGCTTCTGTTGTAAAGGAGCTGGTGGAGAACGCAATTGACGCCGGCAGCACCCGTATTGAGGTCACCGTGGAAGAAGGCGGCCTGCAGAGCATCCGGGTCAAGGATAACGGCTCGGGCATTGAGCCGGATGATTGTGAGACCGCGTTCTACCGCCATGCGACAAGCAAGATTGCGAGCGGCCGCGACCTGTTCCAGATTACAAGCCTCGGGTTCCGGGGCGAGGCGCTGCCCAGTATTGCGGCGGTGTCGAAGCTTACGCTGCTGACGGCCAGCGGCGACGACGGAAAAGGGCGGCAGATCGACATCGAAGGCGGGAAGCTGATCAGGAATGAGGACCAGCCGTCCGCCAAGGGCAGCGATATGGCTGTGCGTGAATTATTCTATAATACGCCGGCAAGGCTGAAGTATATGAAGAGCATCCAGACCGAGCTCGGGCATATCTCGGATGCGATGTACCGGATGGCGCTGGCCCATCCGGACATCTCTTTTACGCTGCAGCATAACGGCAACCAGCTGCTGCGTACACTCGGCAACGGCGATCTGCTGCAGGTCATTGCTGCTGTCTACGGCACCTCCGCCGCCAAAGCGATGCTGCCGGTCAGCGCGGAAGATCCGGATTATAAGATTTCGGGATATATCAGCCGGCCGGAATGGACCCGGTCCAACCGCAATGCGGTAACCACGATTGTCGGCGGACGTTACATCCGCAGCAACGGGCTGAACGCCGCCATCATGCGTGCGTATCATACACTGCTGCCGATTAACCGTTATCCGCTGCTTGTGCTGAAGCTGGATATGCATCCCTCGCTTGTCGATGTCAACGTGCATCCGGCCAAGCTGGAGGTGCGCTTCAGCAAGGAGCCCGAGTTGTATGCTTTTGTGGAGCAGGAGCTCCGCAAGGTGCTGCTCGGCCAGAATCTGATTCCCCGCCCGGGCAGGGAAACGGTGGGCGGGAAGGGCAGCAGCTCCTTTATCCAGGAGCAGTTTGCCTTCTCTAAAGGGACTGCGCCGGCTCCACAGGAGCCCGGGGCAGACTCTTTAGCAGCAGTCTCCGGCGCAAACGCCACAGCAGCATCCGATACAAATGCCCCGGCAGCACCTGGAGCCAACGCCCCGGCGGCAGCCGCAGGCGGCAGTAACCCGCAGCCGTTAGCACCGTCCGGCAGCACCCAGAGCCCGCCTGTACCAGCCGGCAGCTACGCGCCGCCGGGAGCGGCCCCGGGCGGCTCCAGCAGCGCGCCCCTGTTCAGCAGCGGCTCTGCCGGTGCGGCCCTGCGGCCCGGCCAGGCCCAGCCGCAGGCCAGAGAGAGTGCGGCCGCGTACAGCGGCAGCTTCTCCCAGGCACCGGCCCGGCCGCGAACGGACGGGGGAGCAGGCGGCTACCGGCCGCCCGCGGCAGCAATACCGGCCCGCGGCAGCCTGCCGTCTGCGGAGGAGCTGTATGCGCCGGGCCAAGGCGCGGATCCCGGTCTACCGCAGTTTCCGGAGCTGAACTATATCGGACAGCATCACGGCACTTATATTATCGCCCAGAACGACGGCGGGCTCTATCTGATCGACCAGCACGCTGCGCATGAGCGGATTAATTATGAATATTATTACGAGAAATTCGGGCGTCCCGAGGATGCCTCGCAGGAGCTGCTCCTGCCGATTACTATGGAGTTCACGCCGTCGGAGAGCCGCCAGCTCAGTGAACGGCTGCACTGGTTCGAGAAGGCCGGTGTATATCTGGAGCATTTCGGGGGCCAGACCTTCCTGGTCCGCTCCCTGCCTTACTGGTTCCCGGAAGGGGAAGAAAAGGCACTGGTAGAGGAGATGGCCGAATGGGTGCTGAGCGAGCGTTCGATTGACCTGGCGAAGCTGCGCGAGAAATCGTCGATCCTGTGCTCCTGCAAGGCCTCAATCAAGGCTAACCAGAAGCTGACTGAACCTGAGGTAGATGCGCTGCTCTCACGGCTGGCAGCCTGTAAGCAGCCTTACACCTGTCCGCACGGCCGGCCGATCGTCGTATCGTTCTCCGCTTATGACCTGGAGAAGCTGTTCAAGCGGGTCATGTAA
- a CDS encoding DUF402 domain-containing protein encodes MKRKFGDRANWRRITRRHFACRYVETREFSGYITLYTIYGLKEPLWKSYGRHTYRIADKGYSWLQYFPKDSHYIVTAMFDERQNIVQWYIDTCKVQGVTDQGVPWFDDLYLDVVVLWNGEVFLLDEDELEEARERNDITDSDYKLAWTTAKGILRSIDAHAFPYFSLSLKHRAELFHHGEFRRK; translated from the coding sequence ATGAAACGTAAATTCGGAGACCGGGCCAACTGGCGCCGGATTACGCGCCGCCATTTTGCCTGCCGCTATGTGGAGACCCGGGAATTCAGCGGTTATATTACACTTTATACGATCTACGGGCTGAAGGAACCGCTCTGGAAGAGCTATGGCAGGCATACATACCGTATCGCGGACAAGGGATACTCCTGGCTGCAATATTTCCCCAAGGACAGTCATTATATTGTTACAGCCATGTTTGACGAGCGGCAAAATATCGTACAATGGTATATAGACACCTGCAAGGTCCAGGGTGTTACCGATCAGGGGGTTCCCTGGTTTGATGACTTGTATCTGGATGTGGTGGTGCTGTGGAACGGGGAAGTGTTTTTGCTGGATGAGGATGAGCTTGAGGAGGCGCGGGAACGCAATGATATTACAGACAGTGATTATAAGCTGGCCTGGACAACAGCCAAAGGGATCCTGCGCAGCATAGACGCACACGCCTTTCCTTATTTTTCCCTTTCTCTGAAGCATCGTGCCGAATTGTTTCATCACGGAGAATTCAGGAGGAAATAG
- a CDS encoding YdcF family protein, with protein sequence MEWYAYQKGSSPIRKVSRKRRSRLKRNLLIACVTLAAAGLLWCAIVFNRVNSAATASPMVPADAGVILGMSMWGDKPSPGLKERLDYGLKLYKEGKFSRFIVSGGLDNPDYQYTEGQGMRNYLVEQGVPEEVILMENESTSTYENLKFSREIMQREGMTTAVIITHTFHGQRAIEMAAEFGYTSPQLGVTESQTMSMLKYKSREILAYTKWKIQQLFM encoded by the coding sequence ATGGAATGGTATGCTTATCAAAAGGGCTCGTCACCAATCCGCAAAGTATCGCGGAAAAGACGGTCCCGCCTCAAACGCAATCTGCTGATCGCCTGTGTTACTCTGGCGGCGGCCGGGTTGCTTTGGTGCGCAATCGTGTTTAATCGTGTGAATAGTGCAGCGACGGCTTCGCCGATGGTGCCTGCTGATGCTGGGGTCATTCTCGGCATGTCCATGTGGGGGGACAAGCCCAGCCCCGGCCTCAAGGAGCGCCTGGATTACGGGCTGAAGCTGTATAAGGAAGGGAAGTTCAGCCGTTTCATTGTGTCCGGCGGTCTCGACAATCCGGATTATCAGTACACGGAAGGCCAGGGGATGCGCAATTATCTGGTGGAGCAGGGCGTACCGGAGGAAGTTATCCTGATGGAAAATGAATCTACCAGCACCTATGAGAATCTGAAGTTCAGCCGGGAGATCATGCAGCGCGAAGGCATGACAACCGCTGTGATTATCACCCATACCTTCCACGGGCAGCGGGCGATAGAGATGGCAGCTGAATTCGGCTACACTTCTCCGCAGCTGGGTGTAACAGAGTCGCAGACGATGTCCATGCTCAAATACAAATCACGGGAGATTCTGGCTTATACCAAGTGGAAAATCCAGCAGCTGTTTATGTAA
- the miaA gene encoding tRNA (adenosine(37)-N6)-dimethylallyltransferase MiaA — translation MTTETKPKVLVLLGPTAAGKTRLSLELAEAYNAEIISGDSMQVYRGMDIGTAKISKAEMKGIPHHLIDIHDPEEAYSAAEFQEQGKRLITEISGRGRLPFIVGGTGLYIESLCYGFRFSEAVADEAFRAEQDAYAEAHGAEALHARLAAVDPASAERLHPNDRRRIIRALEIHHQTNTTLSASKAEQTKESPYELCLIGLTMDRKILYGRIEERIDQMLDQGLITEVQGLLDKGYHRSMVAMQGLGYKEIAAYLEGELTYEEAVTLLKRDTRRFAKRQLSWFRHMKEIQWIEDFNEQNYAGNLAKVREIISRKLDR, via the coding sequence TTGACAACTGAGACGAAACCGAAGGTGCTGGTGCTGCTGGGCCCGACGGCCGCCGGCAAAACCCGGCTGAGCCTTGAGCTGGCCGAAGCCTATAATGCCGAGATCATCTCCGGTGACTCCATGCAGGTCTACCGGGGCATGGATATCGGTACCGCAAAGATCAGCAAGGCAGAGATGAAGGGCATCCCCCATCATCTGATAGATATCCATGATCCCGAGGAAGCCTACTCTGCAGCAGAATTTCAGGAGCAGGGCAAGCGGCTGATCACCGAGATCAGCGGACGGGGCAGACTGCCCTTTATCGTAGGCGGAACAGGGCTGTATATTGAATCACTGTGCTACGGCTTCCGCTTCTCCGAAGCGGTTGCGGACGAGGCCTTCCGCGCTGAACAGGATGCCTATGCGGAAGCGCACGGCGCTGAGGCGCTGCATGCCCGGCTTGCTGCGGTGGACCCGGCCAGCGCTGAGCGGCTGCACCCGAATGACCGCCGCCGGATTATCCGGGCGCTGGAAATTCATCACCAGACCAATACGACCCTGTCCGCCTCCAAAGCGGAGCAGACCAAAGAATCGCCTTACGAGCTGTGCCTGATCGGCCTTACGATGGACCGGAAGATCCTTTACGGGCGGATTGAGGAACGGATTGACCAGATGCTGGATCAGGGGCTGATTACTGAGGTGCAGGGGCTGCTGGATAAGGGCTATCACCGCAGCATGGTAGCCATGCAGGGGCTTGGCTACAAAGAAATCGCCGCTTATCTGGAGGGGGAGCTTACCTATGAGGAAGCCGTGACCCTGCTTAAGCGTGACACCCGCCGGTTCGCCAAGCGCCAGCTGTCCTGGTTCCGCCATATGAAGGAGATACAGTGGATCGAGGATTTCAACGAGCAGAATTATGCCGGCAATCTGGCTAAGGTGCGTGAGATTATCTCCCGCAAGCTTGACAGATAA
- a CDS encoding class I SAM-dependent methyltransferase, which produces MIITTGFDPIPEIVQRAKALAEHTGTQFVPRGKLSVRRLVERYGDEEILVILQEAVRLITPGTPPMEFHPSMGFVRAKRIMKGEPDAMLEAARMEPGDSVLDCTAGLGSDSLLFAVLGGEGSTVTALESSLPLYALLSEGMKHYTSGQVKVNEALRRIRVVHGEHLDYLRALPDKSVDIVYFDPMFRVPLMDSSAISPLRQFANTAALSEETVTEALRVARKTVLLKEKALSGEFARLGFTELLRGSAKISYGVIYIDN; this is translated from the coding sequence ATGATTATAACGACGGGCTTTGACCCGATACCGGAAATCGTTCAGCGGGCCAAGGCGCTGGCGGAGCATACCGGAACCCAATTTGTACCCCGGGGTAAATTATCTGTAAGGCGGCTGGTTGAGCGCTACGGAGACGAGGAGATTCTGGTCATTCTCCAGGAGGCGGTCCGGCTGATTACGCCAGGTACACCCCCGATGGAATTTCATCCGAGCATGGGCTTTGTCCGTGCCAAGCGGATTATGAAGGGGGAGCCGGATGCAATGCTGGAGGCAGCGCGGATGGAGCCCGGCGACAGCGTGCTGGACTGTACGGCCGGACTCGGCAGCGACTCGCTCCTGTTCGCCGTGCTTGGAGGAGAGGGCTCGACTGTCACTGCGCTTGAGAGCTCACTCCCGCTGTATGCGCTGCTCTCGGAAGGCATGAAGCACTATACCTCAGGCCAGGTTAAGGTTAACGAAGCGCTGCGCCGCATCCGGGTAGTCCATGGCGAGCATCTGGACTATCTGCGCGCATTGCCGGACAAGAGCGTGGACATCGTCTATTTTGACCCGATGTTCCGGGTTCCGCTGATGGATTCCTCGGCGATTTCTCCGCTGCGCCAGTTCGCCAACACAGCGGCTCTTTCAGAGGAGACGGTTACGGAGGCGCTGCGTGTAGCCCGCAAAACCGTCCTGCTCAAGGAAAAGGCGCTGAGCGGTGAATTTGCCCGGCTGGGCTTCACGGAGCTGCTGCGCGGAAGCGCCAAAATATCGTACGGGGTGATTTACATTGACAACTGA
- a CDS encoding YmaF family protein — protein sequence MQNRRTHKQNTGHPRHAQRHVHEFAGSTKLAEEGEDRHNHRFAGFTGQSIWIGSSHIHEIDFSKTDYAGHFHTLRKIRTGPAIPVGDGKHVHFVSGETSEAGGHVHGFNFATLIQAPLI from the coding sequence ATGCAGAACAGGCGCACACATAAACAGAACACAGGCCATCCAAGACATGCGCAGAGGCATGTCCATGAATTTGCCGGCAGCACCAAGCTGGCTGAGGAGGGGGAGGACCGGCACAATCACCGTTTTGCAGGATTTACAGGCCAGTCTATATGGATTGGAAGCAGTCATATCCATGAGATTGACTTCAGCAAAACCGATTACGCCGGACACTTCCACACCCTGAGAAAAATCCGCACCGGACCGGCTATTCCCGTCGGCGACGGCAAGCATGTCCATTTTGTGAGCGGGGAGACCTCTGAAGCAGGCGGCCATGTCCATGGCTTTAATTTTGCAACGCTGATTCAAGCCCCGCTGATTTGA
- a CDS encoding AAA family ATPase, whose translation MNITFKSNEESAKATVAVTEHAAAPAPGYADSIKEIFHELDDMIGLEKVKELVYEIYALLQIEKVRQEMGLKVNHHVYHMVFKGNPGTGKTTVARIVAKLFQRMGVLSKGHLIEVERADLVGEYIGHTAQKTRDLVKKAIGGILFIDEAYSLARGGDKDFGKEAIDCMVKMMEDKHNDLIIILAGYPDEMDMLLEANTGLPSRFPIKIEFSDYSINELVLIAAKMAAERDYTLSTETIARLKEIILDEKLDDTVFSNARFVRNVIERSIRQQAVRLMSRQTKLSRQDLMLLLPRDITFIEESLRADSNIAQTNKKIQVKEEGAFY comes from the coding sequence ATGAATATTACCTTCAAAAGCAATGAGGAAAGTGCTAAAGCAACCGTGGCTGTTACCGAACACGCGGCTGCACCGGCACCGGGTTATGCGGATTCCATTAAAGAGATTTTCCATGAACTGGACGATATGATTGGGCTTGAGAAGGTGAAGGAGCTGGTTTATGAAATCTATGCTCTTTTACAGATCGAGAAAGTAAGACAGGAAATGGGCCTTAAGGTTAATCATCATGTGTACCATATGGTGTTCAAGGGCAATCCCGGGACCGGCAAGACCACTGTCGCGAGAATTGTCGCCAAGCTGTTCCAGCGGATGGGTGTGCTCAGCAAAGGGCATCTGATTGAAGTGGAGCGCGCGGATCTGGTCGGTGAATATATCGGGCATACTGCACAGAAAACCCGGGATCTGGTCAAAAAAGCCATTGGCGGTATCCTCTTCATTGACGAAGCATACAGCCTGGCCCGCGGCGGTGATAAGGATTTCGGCAAGGAAGCCATTGATTGCATGGTGAAGATGATGGAGGATAAGCATAACGACCTCATTATCATTTTGGCAGGCTATCCGGATGAGATGGATATGCTGCTGGAGGCCAATACCGGCTTGCCGTCCCGGTTCCCGATAAAAATTGAGTTTAGTGACTACAGCATCAATGAACTGGTTCTGATCGCCGCCAAAATGGCTGCGGAGAGGGACTATACGCTGAGCACCGAGACTATAGCCAGACTCAAGGAGATCATTCTGGACGAGAAGCTGGATGATACGGTCTTTAGCAATGCCCGGTTTGTCAGAAACGTAATAGAAAGATCGATCAGGCAGCAGGCAGTCAGGCTGATGAGTAGGCAAACCAAATTGTCCAGGCAGGATCTGATGCTGCTGCTGCCGAGGGACATAACGTTTATTGAAGAGAGCTTACGGGCAGACAGTAATATAGCCCAGACCAATAAAAAGATACAGGTAAAAGAAGAAGGAGCATTCTATTAA
- the hfq gene encoding RNA chaperone Hfq: MNKSINIQDTFLNQLRKENIPATVYLTNGFQIRGIIKAFDNFTIVIDSDGRQQMVYKHAISTFTPQRSVSLMQDNGSDE; encoded by the coding sequence ATGAACAAGTCCATTAACATCCAAGATACGTTCTTGAACCAGCTGCGTAAAGAGAATATCCCTGCTACAGTATATTTAACCAACGGCTTTCAGATCCGCGGAATTATCAAGGCATTTGATAATTTCACCATTGTGATTGACAGTGACGGGCGTCAGCAGATGGTGTACAAGCATGCGATCTCGACCTTCACGCCGCAGCGCAGTGTCTCGCTTATGCAGGACAACGGAAGCGACGAGTAA